TACCAGCAGCGCACCGGTATTCGCCTGGCCAGCCGCCGTAGTCATCAGTCGCCAGTGAGCAAGGCGCGGCGCCTGTGGCTGCAAGCGGCGCCGGCCGGCGACAGCGCCCAGGCGCTGACTACCTGGCAGGCATTGGCCGACGAGCCGCAGGCGACAGGTTTGTTCCAGCTGCTGGCCGACCTCAGCGCGACTGCCGAGTTTCAGCGCACGCCTGCTGACCTGGGGGGGCGAGTATGGGCTTTGCTCGATGCCGCCAGCAAAGCGCCCGAACTGCGCGAGTCGCTGTTCGAGCTTGCGGCCTCACCAATCACCTGCGGTGACAGCGTCACCCTCAATTTTGCCACCCTGGAAATCCGCGCGTCGGTGTACATCGCCTCGCACCTGGCGACCGACCAGCCTCTGGCACAGCGGCTATTGAGCCTGGGTCGGCGGCTGTTTCGCCAGGAGCAACTAGACCTGCTGGTTGCCGAGCAGGCGCAGGCGCCAACAAACGCGGTGGCAGTTGTCGATGTCGTCGAGCTGAACCTGGCCTACCGCATTGCCCTGGGCGAGGCGCTGGACTTGCCGAGCAAGCCACAGAGCATGTTGTTCCCGGCCCTGGCGCCGCTGGATGAGGGCGAGATCGCCAGCGCCCGCCAGCGCATCGAGGGCCTTGAACAGACGCAGGCGTTGCAGCGCTTCATCGGTAGCCGGGACTTCTGGCTCGACTACCTCAAGGCGCAACACAAGGCGCAGTTCGAAGCCCTTGACCTGCCTTATCGCAACCAGCTGGAGGCGATCATGGACAGCCAGGGCGAGCTGCGCGATGACGATTATCTTCAGCGCATGCGGGCATTGGCCAGTGCCCGCGAGCACGCCGAAGCGAACCTGGCGTTGCGTTTGACCGAGGAGGCGTGGGCCGCCTTCGTGGTCCAGGCGGCCGAACCGTGAAGGGGCCTCAGAACAGCTGCTGGCGCCTGTCCAGTTGCTGATCGACCAGCCACTTGCCGTGGGCCAGCGCCGCATGCTGGGCGTTTTCCAGGTCGGCCAGGTAGGCCATCTTCACCGGCAATGACAAGCGCCGGCTGGTGTGGCCTTCGGGATCGGTGATCAGGCAGCCGGCGTTATAGGGCGTGGGGATGCCGGGGTGGGTTTCGACGCTGGCGGTGATGGTGTGGTTGCGATGCTCGCATTGAAGGGTTCTCATCGTCCTTACCTCGCTGCTGTGGTATCGAAAGCGCCTCAGTCAGGGTGCTTTTTCGGGTATACCACAGCAGCGGCGCGGTTGGATCCGGGCCGACGAACGTCAGCTTCAGCGAAACGCCGGCAGCAATCCGTTGATGGGGCGTGATCCTCGGAAGCTAGACCGTAATACGTGATTTGCAGGTGTAATAGTTGGCTGCGAGCGCTGCGCGCTCGATCGCCGGCAAGCCCGGCTCCCACAGCTCTGGCGCACACCGTGGGAACCGGCGAGAAGGATCAGAACTCGGTCGGCTGGATGATCTCGACCCAGTAGTCATCCGGGTCCTTGATAAATGCCAGGTGCTTCATGCGGCCGTCGCTCAGGCGCTTCTGGAAGGTGACGCCCAGTTGCTCGAAACGCTCGCAGGCGGCGCGGATGTCCGGCACCGAGATGCAGATATGACCGAAGCCACGCGGGTCGGTGTTGCCGTTGTGGTAGGCAAACCCGGCGTCGTTTTCAGTGCCGTGGTTGTGGGTCAGTTCGAGAATGCCCGGGATCGATTTCATCCACTCGGTGCGCTTGGCAGCATCGGCCGGGATCTGCGCCTTGTCGACCAGGGCGAGGAAGTACAGGCTGAACTCGGCCTCGGGGAAGTCGCGCTTCTCGACCAGGCTGAAGCCCAGCACGCGGGTGTAGAAGTCCAGGGACTTGGCAACGTCCTTGACCCGCAGCATGGTGTGGTTGAAAACGAATTTGTGGGTCGCGGCATCCGGTTGCGCGGTGACACCAGGGAGGGTGTCGAGATGGTTCAGGCTCATGGGCTCTCCGCATTTGAGGCTGGCAACAGCGCTGCCAGCAAAACAGTCAGGGCGTCATGATACGGAACTGAAGCGATTGCGCAAACGATTTGCGCCCCGCCTTTGTGGGGCGGGGCGCAAGAATTAGAAGCCCGCCGAAGCGGGCGTATGGGGCGCTAGTCCGTTAGCAGTCTTCATCCTGAGCCAGTCGATGTGAAAAAAGTGTGAAGGGTTTTTTCACCTGCGCAACCAGCTGTCGACAGTCTTGGCCCCGTACTGCTCCTTCCAGGCCTTGAGGCCGCGGTGGTTGCCACCCTTGGTTTCGATCAACTCGCCGGTGTGCGGGTTTTCATAAACCTTTACCACCCGCGCACGGCGTTGTTTAGGTGCGCTGGGCGGGGCTTTGTGGGTAGCCTTCGGGTCGAGGATCGCGACAATATCGCGCAGGCCCTTGTCGTAGTGTTTCATCAGGTCGACAAGTTTCTTCTCGAACTCGATTTCACGCTTCAGGCCGGCGTCCTTTTTCAGCGCCTCCAATTGCGCCATTTGTTCCTGAAGGGCCTTTTCGGCGGCGCGGAACTCTGCAAGTCTGGACACTGTCATCACTCCTTTAAGTCTGCAGTGGCCCGGCATGCGTGTAGATAGCAACATTCTGTATAACGCAGCCGCCACCGGGTTGGGCACAACATCGCACTAATAAAGAGTGTAGTAGTCGTCGCGCAGTGGGTAAACATTAAACTTTTATATTGTGTGTTATGGAACTTTCTTAATTGCCACCAGACCTTGACCAAAGAACTAGTCAATATTCCGCCAGCGGCCTTAGACCATGGTCCAATGGCCCGGAATAGAGCGGTTGCGAGATCATGATCGGTCACCGTCGACTGCCATCGACGCTGGGAGCATTGTCGGCGCCGGGATCGGCGCCGGTTGTTTTTTGCCTTTCTTTCGGATTTCGCTTCTCATGTTTGCCCCATACCCTCTCGCGCCCGGGCGCAGCCTTGTCGGCCTGCTCGCGATGTTTGCTGCTGTCTCGACACAGGCCGCTGGTTTTCTTCAAGACAGCAGCGCCAAAGTCGAAGCACGCAACGTCTACTTCAATCGTGACTTTCGCGATGGTCATACCAGTTCCGACCAGGGCGCGTCGAAACGCGAAGAGTGGGCCCAGGGCTTTATTCTCAATGTGCAGTCTGGTTATACCGAAGGCACTGTAGGATTTGGTGTAGATGCCATCGGCATGCTCGGCTTCAAACTCGACTCCAGTCCGGCCGATAGCAACAGTGGTCTGTTGCCCTCCAGCGGACATGATCCGCGTGGTTCGGTAGACCAGTACGCGAAGATGGGCGTAGCCGGCAAGATGCGTTATTCGCAGACTGTGCTCAAGGTCGGTTCGATGATGCCGGACATGCCGCTGCTCAAGTACAACGACGGCCGCCTGTTGCCGACGATGTTCCAGGGCGCGATGCTGAGTTCCGAAGAATTCAAGGACCTGAAGTTCACCGTGGCGCGCCTGGACAAGTACACCGCGCGGGACTCGACCGACCGCGAGGACATTCGCGTTCACTGCAAGAACAAGCGCTACGCCTGTGGTACCACGGCCGATCATTTCGACATGGCCGGGATCGACTACAAGTTCAATGACCGCCTCAGTGCGCAATACCAGGTAGGCAAACTTGAAAACATCTACCGCCAGCACTTTTTCGGCCTGGTGGCCAGCCAGCCGCTGAGCGTCGGCAGCCTGTCGGCCGACCTGCGCCTGATAAAAAGCGATGACATTGGCCGTGCCCGCGCCGGTGACATCGATCACCGCGCCTTCAGCGGTATGCTCGGCTACAGCCTTGGTGGTCACAAGGTCAGCGCCGGCTGGCAGCGCATGTATGGCGAGAACGCCATGCCGTACCTGGATGGCAGCAACCCGTACCTGGTCAACTACGCCCAGGTCAACGACTTCGCGGCGGCCCAGGAGCGTTCCTGGCAGCTGCGCTACGACTACGACTTCAAGGCCATGGGTGTACCGGGCCTGAGCTTCTTTACCCGCTACATCAACGGCGACCATATCAAGGTTCCGGGCAGCCTGGCCGAGGGCAAGGAGTGGGAGCGCGACAGCGAACTCAAGTACCAGGTCCAGAGCGGCACCTTCAAGGATGTCAGCGTGCGCCTGCGTAACTCCACCTACCGCAGCAACTATGAGAAGTATGCCCGCGACATGGACGAAACCCGGGTGATCGTCAGCTACAACTTCTCGATTTTCTAAAGCGCAGTACGTTGCCATTGTGCTTCGGCCAGCCGACTATGAAGGCTGGCCGAATCATGGAAGCGACGCGCAATGAAACAACTGCTGTTGATTGGTATCGGGCCGGGCAATCCGCGCCAGATCACCCTGCAAGCCATCGACGGGCTGAACCGGGCCCAGGTGTTCTTCGTGCTCGACAAGGGTGCGGTCAAGGACGAATTGCTGCAACTGCGCAAGCACATTCTCGAGTGTTACATCGATAAGCCCGGCTATCGCCTGGTGCAGGTCGAAGACCCCCTGCGCGATGGCGCTGCCAGCGATTACGTTGGCGCCGTCGAGGACTGGCACCAGCAGCGTGCGGCGTTGTACGCCAACCTGATCGAAAACGAACTGGCTGACGGCGAATGTGGCGCTTTCCTGCTCTGGGGCGAGCCGACCCTGTACGACAGTACCCTGCGTATTCTCGACCTGGTCCAGGCCCGTGGCGTGGCTTTGGCGCTGGAAGTGATCCCCGGCATCAGCAGCGTCCAGGCCCTGGCCGCCGCTCACCGTATTCCCTTGAACCGTATCGGCGAGCCGCTGACCGTGCTGCCTGGCCGGCGCCTGGCTGAACAGCCGTGCATCGACAACCTGGTGGTGATGCTCGACGGCCAGTGCGCCTTTGCCGCGCTGGACGATCCGCA
This portion of the Pseudomonas sp. SORT22 genome encodes:
- the gloA gene encoding lactoylglutathione lyase — its product is MSLNHLDTLPGVTAQPDAATHKFVFNHTMLRVKDVAKSLDFYTRVLGFSLVEKRDFPEAEFSLYFLALVDKAQIPADAAKRTEWMKSIPGILELTHNHGTENDAGFAYHNGNTDPRGFGHICISVPDIRAACERFEQLGVTFQKRLSDGRMKHLAFIKDPDDYWVEIIQPTEF
- a CDS encoding histone-like nucleoid-structuring protein, MvaT/MvaU family; the protein is MSRLAEFRAAEKALQEQMAQLEALKKDAGLKREIEFEKKLVDLMKHYDKGLRDIVAILDPKATHKAPPSAPKQRRARVVKVYENPHTGELIETKGGNHRGLKAWKEQYGAKTVDSWLRR
- a CDS encoding OprD family porin translates to MFAPYPLAPGRSLVGLLAMFAAVSTQAAGFLQDSSAKVEARNVYFNRDFRDGHTSSDQGASKREEWAQGFILNVQSGYTEGTVGFGVDAIGMLGFKLDSSPADSNSGLLPSSGHDPRGSVDQYAKMGVAGKMRYSQTVLKVGSMMPDMPLLKYNDGRLLPTMFQGAMLSSEEFKDLKFTVARLDKYTARDSTDREDIRVHCKNKRYACGTTADHFDMAGIDYKFNDRLSAQYQVGKLENIYRQHFFGLVASQPLSVGSLSADLRLIKSDDIGRARAGDIDHRAFSGMLGYSLGGHKVSAGWQRMYGENAMPYLDGSNPYLVNYAQVNDFAAAQERSWQLRYDYDFKAMGVPGLSFFTRYINGDHIKVPGSLAEGKEWERDSELKYQVQSGTFKDVSVRLRNSTYRSNYEKYARDMDETRVIVSYNFSIF
- the cobF gene encoding precorrin-6A synthase (deacetylating); protein product: MKQLLLIGIGPGNPRQITLQAIDGLNRAQVFFVLDKGAVKDELLQLRKHILECYIDKPGYRLVQVEDPLRDGAASDYVGAVEDWHQQRAALYANLIENELADGECGAFLLWGEPTLYDSTLRILDLVQARGVALALEVIPGISSVQALAAAHRIPLNRIGEPLTVLPGRRLAEQPCIDNLVVMLDGQCAFAALDDPQLHIYWGAYLGSADQVLIAGPLLEVKAQILAAREQARARKGWIMDTYLLRRPL